In a single window of the Candidatus Krumholzibacteriia bacterium genome:
- a CDS encoding sigma-54 dependent transcriptional regulator yields MSQTILIVDDEPTLRFALVDTLKREGYTLLQAEDGKQGLEMLKSEAPDLVFLDMRMPEMTGMEVLGKARQAGFDGQAVFLTAYGEIEDAVEAMRLDAYDFLTKPPKLDKIRLIARNALESGCLRKTNRSLVKKQDREDPFAGFIGESAQMKKLFSQILKIGDSQATTVLVQGESGAGKELVARAIHRASSSASGPVVEINCGAIPETLLESELFGYEKGAFTDAKNRKKGLIEAAGGGTLFLDEIGEMGLQLQTRLLRVLENRTFRRVGGIEDLKVNARIVAATNKDLKKESEEGRFRQDLYFRLGIIVLEIPPLRERPEDLSLLADFFIERFNQELGRSMKPLSEPVLKVLREYSWPGNIRELRNMFERILLLEDGNDILIEHLPREIREDPGFPDPGDGKFRPETVAAVELRHIRRTLEYTGGNKSRAAGILGISRQTLREKLKQGEEAGEVSVEETG; encoded by the coding sequence TTGAGCCAAACCATCCTGATTGTTGACGACGAGCCCACCCTTCGTTTTGCTCTGGTAGATACCCTGAAGAGGGAGGGCTACACACTTCTGCAGGCCGAGGACGGGAAGCAGGGGCTGGAGATGCTGAAATCCGAGGCCCCCGACCTTGTCTTTCTGGACATGCGAATGCCCGAAATGACGGGAATGGAGGTTCTGGGAAAGGCGAGGCAGGCGGGTTTTGACGGGCAGGCTGTCTTTCTTACTGCTTACGGCGAGATTGAAGATGCCGTGGAGGCCATGAGACTCGATGCTTATGACTTTTTGACCAAACCACCGAAGCTGGACAAGATCCGGCTCATTGCCCGCAATGCACTGGAATCGGGTTGCCTGCGGAAGACCAACCGCTCACTGGTCAAGAAGCAGGACCGGGAGGATCCCTTCGCCGGTTTCATCGGCGAGAGCGCCCAGATGAAGAAACTCTTCTCCCAGATTCTGAAGATTGGAGACAGCCAGGCCACGACAGTGCTGGTTCAGGGCGAAAGTGGCGCCGGCAAGGAACTGGTGGCGCGTGCAATTCACCGGGCCAGTTCCAGCGCCAGTGGTCCTGTGGTGGAAATCAACTGTGGCGCCATTCCCGAGACCCTTCTGGAGAGCGAACTCTTTGGTTACGAGAAGGGCGCCTTTACGGATGCCAAGAACAGAAAGAAGGGCCTGATTGAGGCGGCTGGCGGAGGAACTCTCTTCCTTGATGAAATCGGCGAGATGGGCTTGCAGCTCCAGACCCGTCTCTTGAGAGTTCTGGAGAACCGCACCTTCCGCCGGGTGGGGGGCATTGAGGACCTGAAGGTAAACGCTAGAATCGTGGCGGCGACGAACAAGGATCTCAAGAAGGAAAGCGAGGAGGGGCGATTCCGCCAGGATCTCTACTTCCGCCTGGGGATCATCGTGCTGGAGATCCCGCCGCTTCGGGAGAGGCCGGAAGACCTGTCCCTGCTTGCGGACTTCTTCATTGAGAGGTTCAATCAGGAACTCGGCCGCAGCATGAAGCCTCTTTCCGAACCCGTTCTGAAAGTCCTCCGGGAGTACAGCTGGCCGGGGAACATTCGGGAGCTTCGAAATATGTTCGAGAGGATTCTCCTTCTTGAAGACGGAAATGACATTCTGATCGAGCATCTCCCGCGGGAAATCCGGGAGGATCCTGGTTTCCCGGATCCAGGCGACGGCAAATTCCGACCGGAAACTGTGGCGGCCGTAGAACTCCGTCACATTCGCAGGACTCTGGAATACACGGGCGGCAACAAGAGCCGTGCGGCCGGTATCCTGGGGATCAGCCGCCAAACCCTTCGCGAAAAACTCAAGCAGGGGGAGGAAGCCGGGGAAGTCAGTGTGGAGGAAACTGGCTGA
- the flgB gene encoding flagellar basal body rod protein FlgB yields the protein MPAFPGNDTLHLLKQGLDAYSLRQRVIAENVANTETPGYLARQLRFEELLKESDSPETRLRSTREGHFKTAESSGASPRITEDSDRALDNGINNVSVDLEMAALAEVNLSHKLATRALAVRYQLLRSSIRGRGTP from the coding sequence ATGCCTGCTTTCCCCGGAAACGACACTCTTCATCTCCTGAAACAGGGGCTGGATGCCTATAGCCTTCGTCAAAGGGTCATTGCGGAGAATGTCGCCAATACGGAAACCCCGGGCTATCTGGCAAGGCAACTTCGTTTCGAGGAACTGCTGAAAGAGTCGGACAGTCCCGAGACCCGTCTTCGTTCTACGAGGGAAGGGCATTTCAAGACGGCGGAAAGCTCCGGCGCTTCCCCACGGATTACGGAGGACTCGGATCGGGCTCTCGACAATGGAATCAACAATGTGAGCGTGGATCTGGAGATGGCCGCCCTGGCGGAAGTCAATCTCAGCCACAAGTTGGCCACTCGCGCGCTCGCCGTTCGTTATCAACTGTTGCGAAGCTCGATTCGCGGCAGGGGAACGCCCTAG
- a CDS encoding sigma-54 dependent transcriptional regulator — protein MSEKRRVLIVDDESVMTGFLGDLLSRHFEVDRASSASDAIQYLESSKYSIVLTDMQMEKVDSGLQVIECSRKLQPEASVVLMTAYGTVENAVQAMKLGACEILIKPFGPGELLSLLESLLKEEEESGKVILPKEKKAKKKIRRPMVGESHSLMKIFDVVECVAATNATVLITGESGTGKELVASLLHDLSRRNGGPFIRINCAAITETLLESTLFGHEKGAFTGAVKRTPGKFELANGGTLLLDEISEMKPEMQSKLLRVLQEREFERVGGTTTIPVDVRIIATSNRNLKEEVREGSFREDLFFRLNVVPVHMPPLRAREGDVSLLLNHFVQDFMEENQLPEPSFEPGLLEKLNSLSWPGNVRQFQNAVERALVLSQGKTIQLSDFLLDHDVCEHTGKGNPLEEDITIKEMERRMIMAALERFDDNRTQAAQHLGISVRTLRNKLNLYSLEPEALGV, from the coding sequence GTGAGCGAGAAACGTAGAGTTCTGATCGTTGACGATGAATCTGTGATGACCGGTTTTCTGGGTGATCTCTTGTCCCGCCATTTCGAGGTGGACCGTGCCTCCTCCGCGAGCGATGCCATCCAGTACCTGGAGAGCAGCAAGTACTCCATCGTCCTGACGGACATGCAGATGGAGAAAGTGGACAGCGGGCTTCAGGTCATCGAATGCAGCCGGAAGCTCCAGCCAGAGGCCAGCGTTGTTCTCATGACCGCTTATGGAACCGTGGAAAATGCGGTGCAGGCCATGAAACTCGGTGCCTGCGAAATCCTGATCAAACCCTTTGGTCCCGGCGAGCTCCTCTCCCTCCTGGAGTCTCTGCTGAAGGAAGAAGAGGAATCCGGAAAAGTCATCCTGCCCAAAGAAAAGAAGGCGAAGAAGAAGATCCGCCGTCCCATGGTAGGTGAGAGCCACTCACTGATGAAGATTTTCGATGTGGTGGAATGCGTCGCGGCGACGAATGCCACGGTCCTGATTACCGGAGAAAGCGGGACGGGCAAGGAACTGGTGGCTTCTCTCCTTCATGACCTCAGCCGCAGGAATGGGGGACCCTTCATCCGCATCAACTGCGCGGCCATCACAGAAACTCTTCTGGAGAGCACTTTGTTCGGCCATGAAAAGGGTGCCTTCACAGGAGCGGTAAAACGCACGCCTGGCAAATTCGAACTGGCCAATGGTGGCACCCTTCTTCTCGATGAAATCAGCGAAATGAAGCCCGAGATGCAGAGCAAGCTGCTTCGGGTTCTGCAGGAGCGGGAGTTTGAGAGAGTGGGGGGAACGACTACGATCCCCGTGGATGTTCGCATCATTGCTACCAGCAACCGCAACCTGAAGGAAGAAGTACGGGAAGGGAGCTTTCGCGAGGATCTCTTTTTCCGCCTCAATGTGGTGCCCGTTCATATGCCTCCCTTGCGTGCTCGTGAGGGAGATGTCTCTCTTCTCCTGAATCACTTCGTGCAGGACTTCATGGAAGAAAACCAGCTTCCCGAACCAAGCTTTGAGCCGGGCCTGCTGGAGAAACTCAATTCCCTGTCCTGGCCGGGTAATGTTCGACAGTTTCAGAATGCGGTGGAAAGAGCACTGGTTCTCAGCCAGGGGAAAACGATTCAGCTCTCCGACTTCCTCCTGGACCATGATGTATGCGAACACACGGGCAAGGGAAATCCTCTGGAGGAGGACATCACCATCAAGGAAATGGAACGCCGCATGATCATGGCGGCCCTGGAGCGTTTCGACGACAACCGCACACAGGCTGCACAACACCTTGGAATTAGCGTTCGCACTTTGAGAAACAAGCTGAATCTCTACAGTCTTGAACCGGAAGCCCTGGGAGTCTGA